Proteins from a genomic interval of Plasmodium reichenowi strain SY57 chromosome 13, whole genome shotgun sequence:
- a CDS encoding bifunctional polynucleotide phosphatase/kinase: MVKRNLAQFELPNKKWNIFEDSLLYRIVRDKEDKIYKKIFSFDLDNTLILSRGFFKPAQNEKDYIFYSDIIEFLKKKHEENYKIMIFSNQKGVSSGKLSLSNLINRVDDIIEKIGLPLECYLALRNDKYRKPRIGMYLFATKNYKHNLDEVIYVGDNANRIYDEKFKQEFINHLKYIYSKNNVNININDIYKRLKKDYTDTDLKFALNINAKFYTPEDLFLNIKNHISTDFLFNPKYFNKELNDQENINKKNNHFYEICMKDYHSQNENINNKYNTNNNIIPNNQYITNEKYIPPNDQQKLIILIGPPGCGKTFLCTNYFSTYIRINMEEYKTISKCIQALKEKLLQRKNVIIDNVNSLIKNRLLYINEAKKINQNIEIRLIYFNYSKELIIHLNTFKLITDKTNKFNDVPTIAIHSFYKYVQEPSKDENADHIIVLKDENFVPTKFESEEQKKLFFMYLN, from the exons ATGGTGAAAAGGAATTTAGCTCAATTTGAATTACCCAATAAGAAATGGAACATA TTTGAAGATAGCTTGCTCTACCGCATTGTGAGAGATAAAGAAGAtaaaatttacaaaaaaatattttccttCGATTTAGACAACACCTTAATTTTGTCTCGAGGATTTTTTAAGCCTGCACAGAATGAAAAAgactatattttttattcagATATCATTGAATTTTTGAAAAAGAAACATGAAgagaattataaaattatgattTTTTCTAATCAAAAAGGAGTTAGTTCAGGGAAATTAAGTTTATCAAATCTTATAAATAGGGTAGATGatataatagaaaaaatagGCTTGCCACTAGAATGTTATTTAGCTTTAAGAAATGACAAATATAGAAAACCAAGGATAGGAATGTATTTATTTGCcacaaaaaattataaacataatttAGATGAAGTTATATATGTAGGTGATAATGCAAACAGaatatatgatgaaaaatttaaacaagaatttattaatcatttaaaatatatatattcaaaaaataatgttaatataaatattaatgatatatataaacgtttaaaaaaagattatACAGATACTGATTTAAAATTTGCTTTAAATATCAATGCAAAATTTTATACACCTGAAGATTTATTTctaaatattaaaaatcatatatctactgattttttatttaatcctaaatattttaataaagaattaaatgaccaagaaaatataaataaaaaaaataatcatttCTATGAAATATGTATGAAAGACTATCATTCGCAAAACGAAaacattaataataaatataatacaaataataatattataccaaataatcaatatattacaaatgaaaaatatatacctCCAAATGATCAACAAAAATTAATCATATTAATAGGACCCCCAGGTTGTGGAAAAACCTTTTTATGTACAAACTATTTTTCAACCTATATAAGAATTAATATGGAAGAATATAAAACTATATCAAAATGTATTCAAGcattaaaagaaaaattattgcaacgtaaaaatgttataataGATAATGTCAATtcattaattaaaaatagacttttatatattaatgaagcaaaaaaaataaatcaaaatattGAAATCAGACTTATCTATTTCAACTATTCAAAAGAATTAATTATACACTtaaatacatttaaattaattacTGATAAAACTAACAAATTCAACGATGTTCCTACTATAGCTAttcattcattttataaatatgtacaaGAACCTTCAAAAGATGAAAATGCCGATCATATAATAGTTCTAAAAGATGAAAATTTTGTACCAACAAAATTTGAAAGCgaagaacaaaaaaagtTATTTTTCATGTATTTAAATTGA
- a CDS encoding hypothetical protein (conserved Plasmodium protein, unknown function), translating into MCAKEYSASQETIEDDLFENDKCKIRNSIINNIINLQLKDLIKDFNNEQEINDGIECINEKINQLNNFINKIAKAKYEYFYKYIDRLSHAKKRKEWNSYDLEQIEKTYYKNLESLIDKRNDIFNLIKEKKFLIEIERVLKLYKIINYEITILYNEIRKDNKKYDSFDFLYNKEETDIEECRKEYIKIIEIDEENFNYFTSDMYFSNFFKYLKKLNNLRKCIYYNNLQNIPIISYEVKKMNYCEMYIINIFINYLYHNFFQDEDYEEKVQVCLKAFILLSIEKQCINKIIQKKINKISSYINNIKKKNENIKENFYLLLEHCKNCIDQIYFLNQMFRRQNSYFLHIQEKKKNIYIIEKQKERIYDKDYYEHHNINENGNDNEKDIQKDTTNEKPEKNIYECNNIYQYNINIYNDFYIPFVNVLKDIKLNEYIPKDNMLYILNLIEEFLYIIRNKYDINELEKDMLLNLFNKEYEEITFNSINKLANLVELLFEKKNEQNAYMRNDNIYFMDNYDHQSYNFPTLYDIKNYVVTLYKELYTHICYPHIFRKIIVSCNNSLLLLSNNLNNLKQNINLNIDIDMNTKYININYAHKSFQYNLELFLISRKLLRYLFINLNKLKRKINHIKKNTYKNFKVYKNSEHVQENEQLANFVHNKIEQDNETKEDLIVLSFKESFDDVFTFQDHLYNNFTNNILDMENENDEMDNNYDDIDYFLKHDEENKEDKEEVEKKNEGAILQNQINDIEKKYTVKDEEMKLNNFEINYIADINFNSFNLNDSYDLYTSDENYEITSFFIKEEINKEKKKKKRFYDLIELEKGICELNHAVNSCIYEYFEYFEKKTYTYLKNNFSNLNINDIYLLFDELCNYFHESIVQHIPYYERIQLVNKLINRILVYLISLSSYYLIDDMDTYIFKYYNSLLKIASVESLSVLNYEYTLCQLYKKSVDIKNKMVSYENIPTFFVPIIFVVLHGGKNIVNNLNISEEKFINLMVDHLKNPKHSVDKKGSQNQNLVCMLRKYSKSLLL; encoded by the exons atgtgtGCAAAGGAATACTCAGCTAGTCAAGAGACCATAGAAGATGATCTTTTTGAAAATGACAAGTGTAAAATAAGAAACTccattattaataatattataaatttacaATTAAAAGATCTAATAAAAGATTTTAATAATGAACAAGAAATAAATGATGGTATCGAATgtataaatgaaaaaataaaccaattaaataattttattaataaaatagcTAAAGcaaaatatgaatatttttataaatatattgatagATTAAGTCATGctaagaaaagaaaagaatgGAATAGTTATGATTTGGAACAAATAGAAAAGAcatattacaaaaatttGGAATCATTAATAGATAAACgaaatgatatatttaatttaattaaagaaaagaaatttttaattGAAATAGAAAGAgtattaaaattatataaaataataaattatgaaataacaattttatataatgaaataagaaaagataataaaaaatatgattcttttgattttttatataataaagaagaaacCGATATAGAAGAATGTCGAAaggaatatattaaaataatagaaatCGATGAAGAgaattttaattattttactagtgatatgtatttttctaatttcttcaaatatttaaaaaaattaaataatttaagaaaatgtatttattacaacaatcttcaaaatatacctattatatcttatgaggtaaaaaaaatgaattattgcgaaatgtatattattaatatatttattaattatttataccataatttttttcaagaTGAAGATTATGAAGAAAAGGTTCAAGTATGTCTTAAAGCTTTTATTTTGTTGAGTATAGAAAAAcaatgtataaataaaattatacagaaaaaaattaacaaaatTTCTTCctatattaataatataaaaaaaaaaaatgaaaatattaaagaaaatttttatcTGCTTTTGGAACATTGTAAAAATTGTATTgatcaaatatattttcttaatCAAATGTTCAGAAGGCAAAACAGTTATTTTCTACATatacaagaaaaaaaaaaaaatatatatataatagaaaaaCAAAAGGAAAGGATTTATGATAAAGATTATTATGAAcatcataatattaatgaaaatgggaatgataatgaaaagGATATTCAGAAGGATACTACTAATGAGAAACctgaaaaaaatatatacgAATGTAACAATATCtatcaatataatataaatatatataatgatttttatataccctttgtaaatgttttaaaagatattaaattaaatgaatatattcCAAAAGACAacatgttatatattttaaatttaattgaagaatttttatatattattagaaataaatatgatatcAATGAACTTGAAAAAGATATGTTActaaatttatttaataaggAATATGAAGAAATTACATTTAATTCCATTAATAAATTAGCCAATTTAgtagaattattatttgaaaaaaaaaatgaacaaaatgCATATATGagaaatgataatatatattttatggATAATTATGATCACCAGTCTTATAATTTCCCTAcattatatgatattaaaaattatgttgtaaccttatataaagaattatatacacatatttGTTATCCTCATATATTTCGTAAAATTATCGTTTCATGTAAcaattctttattattattaagtaacaatttgaataatttaaaacaaaatattaatttaaatattgatattgatatgaatacaaaatatataaatattaattatgcTCATAAATCTTTTCAATATAATTTGGAGTTATTCTTAATCTCAAGAAAACTTTTGAGATAtctatttattaatttaaataaattaaaaagaaaaataaatcatataaaaaaaaacacatacaaaaattttaaggtttataaaaattctGAACATGTTCAGGAAAATGAACAGCTAGCTAATTTTgttcataataaaatagaacAGGATAATGAAACAAAGGAGGATTTAATTGTACTATCTTTTAAGGAATCTTTTGATGATGTGTTTACATTTCAAGATCATTTGTACAATAATTTTACAAATAACATATTGGATATGGAGaatgaaaatgatgaaatgGATAATAATTACGATGATATagattattttttaaaacatgatgaagaaaataaagaagataAGGAAGAGGTAGAGAAAAAAAACGAAGGAGCTATATTGCAGAACCAAATTAATGATATagagaaaaaatatactgttaaagatgaagaaatgaaattaaataatttcgaaattaattatattgctgatataaattttaattcatttaatttaaatgattcatatgatttatatacaagtgatgaaaattatgaaataacatctttttttattaaagaagaaattaataaagaaaaaaaaaaaaaaaaacgtTTTTATGATTTAATTGAGTTAGAAAAAGGCATATGTGAATTAAATCATGCAGTGAATTcatgtatatatgaatattttgaatattttgaaaaaaaaacatatacatatttaaaaaataatttttcaaatttaaatataaatgatatttatttattatttgatgaattgtgtaattattttcatgAAAGTATCGTTCAGCATATTCCTTATTATGAAAGAATTCAATTGGTAAATAAGTTAATTAATCGTATATTGGTATACTTAATATCTTTATcttcatattatttgataGATGATATggatacatatatatttaaatattataattcaCTTTTAAAAATAGCATCAGTAGAAAGCTTAAGTGTTttaaattatgaatatacACTTTGTCAACTTTATAAAAAATCCgttgatataaaaaataagatgGTATCCTATGAAAATATTCCCACATTTTTTGTTCCTATTATATTTGTCGTACTCCATGGtggaaaaaatattgttaataatttaa ACATATCAGAAGAAAAGTTTATCAACCTAATGGTTGATCATTTGAAGAATCCTAAACATTCTGTTGACAAAAAGGGTAGCCAAAATCAAAACTTAGTTTGTATGCTAAGGAAATATTCAAAAAgtttgttattataa
- a CDS encoding DNase I-like protein, putative: MLDKPSCVISSYVGKILIRSTLLKNEYKILEYSFIRKCIYIRNENSPKNFLNIDIRNFVNIINNNSDKGVYKEIINIPSVRNIKSGEKKEKNTDKNNSIKENNINKKLISNNINKKLISNNINKKLISNNINEKLISNNINNNLISNNINEKLISNNINDNLYYKQDKFIGSKKLPINNNKNNNKNNNNNNIIFKYHSCFPNYNIKKYRIRTFHNLVFNINEECTMENKFLGKYEDNNILYEKDVKNNYDEVNCEYEKNALIKSDLRKEKSKYIFKEFSVFSFNILANSLVDYKYDNNGYNIMEWMNRKKWIHQNIMNKLSDIICLQEIEESYFIELKNELEKLHFKGLFLKKKKDTCKDGICIFYNTKVFELLFFDEVIYDKSCFLKKWHVGLIIALRNIISKRIEYFEEFHENNMNKKNYKNESDRILQNSNTHMNNNNNNKNNCNNNNNNNNNKNNSNIFNMCDDIVIVSNTHLIFDSYKGDVKLYQICYMTYRLILMMKKCINYIKKRKKGNDNTNSDTSSSSCYSYKNDFFLCPKDNKFLKPCIIVCGDFNITPNSLLYYFIVNRFINLKHINLKYLSGQYLMFNKQYYFYNYLKGIEITKMFDDNIVNDLKYACCNKLPEQIKKEPLFLIFKDEQILNEEYLLNLINKNENNNNNNNNNNNNNNFDCYVDNYNSFEDSTYDIKNKDTQNEIYHNHRKRSNDMLSIKGKIKNINNNNNNNNNNNEKKGSYVIQINEKDRNVHMNLNEEHNNNILDNEEEDFILYYPLYFKSIYNKSTDNVVEKSCYKYDSIDTLNNLENNLMLCQIPFTVFHGKQKGCVDYIFYSYKNLKQVSYTNLPPFDKLAKYGCLPNQKYASSDHLYLHATLIRTIEE; encoded by the exons ATGTTAGATAAACCTTCTTGTGTAATATCATCTTATGTTggtaaaatattaataagaagtacattattaaaaaatgaatacaAAATACTTGAGTATTCATTTATAagaaaatgtatatatataaggaATGAGAATAGTccaaaaaattttttaaatatcgatataagaaattttgttaatataataaataataatagtgaTAAAGGAgtatataaagaaattataaatataccTTCTGTGcgtaatataaaaagtggagagaaaaaagaaaaaaatacagataaaaataacagtatcaaggaaaataatataaataaaaaattaatatcaaataatataaataaaaaattaatatcaaataatataaataaaaaattaatatcaaataatataaatgaaaaattaatatcaaataatataaataataatttaatatcaaataatataaatgaaaaattaatatcaaataatataaatgacaatttatattataaacaaGACAAGTTTATAGGAAGTAAAAAGCTTCccataaataataataaaaataataataaaaataataataataataatattatatttaagtATCATAGTTGCTTTCctaattataatattaaaaaatataggaTTAGAACCTTTCATAACCTcgtttttaatataaatgaagaatGTACCATGGAGAATAAGTTCTTAGGAAAatatgaagataataatattttatatgagaaggatgtaaaaaataattatgatgaaGTTAATTGCGAATATGAGAAAAATGCTTTAATAAAAAGTGATttaagaaaagaaaaaagcaaatatatttttaaggAATTTTCTGTTTTctcttttaatatattagcTAATAGTCTTGTtgattataaatatgataataatggATACAACATTATGGAATGGATgaatagaaaaaaatggattcatcaaaatattatgaataaattatcagatattatatgtttacaAGAAATAGAAGAGAGTTATTTTATAGAATTGAAAAATGAATTAGAAAAATTACATTTTAAAggtttatttttaaaaaagaaaaaggatACATGTAAAGATggtatatgtattttttataacacAAAAGTATTTGAGCTCTTATTTTTTGATGAAGTGATATATGATAAATCCTGTTTTCTCAAAAAATGGCATGTCGGTTTAATAATAGCTctaagaaatataatatcgAAAAGGATAGAGTATTTTGAGGAGTTtcatgaaaataatatgaataaaaaaaattataaaaatgaatcTGATAgaattttacaaaatagTAATACTCacatgaataataataataataataaaaacaattgtaataataataataataataataataataaaaacaattctaatatttttaatatgtgTGATGATATTGTTATAGTTTCAAATACTCACTTAATTTTTGATTCATACAAAGGTGATGTAAAATTATATCaaatatgttatatgaCATATCGTTTAATTCTAATGATGAAGAAAtgtattaattatataaaaaaaaggaagaaaggaaatgataatacaaataGTGATACGTCATCTTCCTCATGTTATAGTTATAAgaatgatttttttttatgtcCAAAGGATAATAAGTTTCTTAAACCATGTATTATAGTATGTGGAGATTTTAATATAACACCAAATagtttattatattattttattgtgaacagatttattaatttaaaacatataaatttaaaatatcttTCTGGTCAATATCTAATGTTTAataaacaatattatttttataattatttaaaaggaattgaaattacaaaaatgtttgatgataatattgTGAATGATTTAAAATATGCATGTTGTAATAAGTTACCTGAACAAATCAAAAAGGAACCTTTAttcttaatttttaaagatGAGCAAATATTGAATGAggaatatttattaaatcttattaacaaaaatgaaaacaacaacaacaacaataataataataataataataataatttcgACTGTTATGTGGATAATTACAATTCTTTTGAAGATTCAActtatgatataaaaaataaagatacACAAAACgaaatatatcataatcATAGAAAAAGAAGTAATGATATGTTATcaataaaaggaaaaataaaaaatataaataataataataataataataataataataatgaaaagaaaGGTAGTTATgttatacaaataaatgaGAAGGACAGAAATGTTCATATGaatttaaatgaagaacataataataacatattagataatgaagaagaagattttattttatactatcccttatattttaaaagtatatataataaaagtacAGATAATGTTGTTGAAAAATcatgttataaatatgatagTATAGAtacattaaataatttagaAAACAACTTAATGCTATGTCAAATTCCCTTTACTGTTTTTCATGGAAAGCAAAAAGGGTGTGtagattatatattttattcttacAAAAATCTTAAG CAAGTATCATATACCAATTTACCCCCTTTCGACAAGCTAGCCAAATATGGATGTTTACCTAATCAA AAATATGCCTCATCTGATCATTTGTATTTACATGCTACGTTAATTAGGACCATAGAagaataa
- a CDS encoding mitochondrial ribosomal protein L9 precursor, putative — translation MFRIRELKPLFNLQKHFMSSYLNFNRYTIKRKTYIAAVENKYTYIILLNNITHLGEKGEIIKVRRGHARNLIKDRRAVYATYENVDHYADKEKYKRKEKMNIKKGVIIEEDFEKYFTYLKNIDITIYLDVYKYTNNVSYNLYDFFNYLSKNYEIDLTYKNLHKINYYKNTENYHNNKGEQIYSDITNVNDLIIQNNVLFKYTGIYHIYYYLFMPNMKFLNDILFRISSLQEYELLKQEKNTKKAEIVYSI, via the exons atgTTTAGAATAAGAGAACTGAAACCTTTGTTTAATTTGCAGAAGCATTTTATGAGttcatatttaaatttcAATCGATATACcattaaaagaaaaacatatatagCTGCtgtagaaaataaatatacatatataattttgttaaataatataacgCATTTAGGGGAAAAGGGTGAAATTATTAAAGTGAGAAGAGGACACGCTCGCAATCTAATTAAAGATAGACGAGCAGTGTATGCTACTTATGAAAATGTAGATCATTATGcagataaagaaaaatataaaagaaaagaaaagatgaatataaaaaaaggagTTATTATAGAAGAAgattttgaaaaatattttacttatttaaaaaatatagatataactatatatttggatgtatataaatatacgAATAATGTATCATACAActtatatgatttttttaattactTATCTAAGAATTATGAAATCGATTTAACATATAAGAACTTACACAAAAtcaattattataaaaatacagaaaattatcataataacaaaggtgaacaaatatattcaGACATAACTAATGTTAATGATTtgataatacaaaataatgtgttgtttaaatatacaggaatatatcatatatattattatctcTTTATGCCAAACATGAAATTTTTAAACGATATCCTTTTTAGGATATCTTCTCTCCAAGAATATGA GTTGCTCAAGCAAGAGAAAAATACCAAGAAGGCTGAAATTGTCTATAGCATTTAA
- a CDS encoding polyubiquitin binding protein, putative, translated as MADNEFELRGFLVGHKKGIRCLCTIYSDLFEELQDRNFLFEYIISADYNGTIFVWKRFENIKGVEEEKKISNEEKDECNELLYDDNFKLYKKIEIHEKIIYSLCYSKYIGIKELQKICDEDEEEKYIHIEDHLHIYSGGYDKNIYLFSLNGFIELVLEGHKNSVCSIVEKSKDILISGDWNGQVFIWKIEMNKLNENCSFNNITKNKNDNNNKYDNNYKLNGQYNKEDVIKRNNSLDSNKYKYSILKIIDNHKHAVYVICINDFILTLSQDNILKMWDVEGNKINEIQDIHKDSVRDIILFNNNNNVITFSNDENIHIYDMNFVLLKQYKGHNGFIFYVCVNEKDKIMISCGDDKTIKFWCIQDIYEYMEIFLKNKSLDDPISFFKNKNNQTYNCLQTINLRDTMWNVKLLRNHDVVSACNDSYIRIYTNKKDKQLSRNIIQMIDNKYSKKEDLLNDKNQSEYVHDINNIQNVVGKEGDIKVFKNQNKYEAYKYENNQWILIGDVIDDVNTNKKFYIGDDLFEQGYYDELFSIDIGSDHIKILPYNKNDNIHLIAEKFCKREHISISHIKSIVDFINQNCNVNNNNNNNNNSDNHNNQNDNLIKTKKKFNTILNVITIQQAALDKILDKIKEFNSILLQQNNQYKLNNDEINSISNIIKIYKTNIKTSYLFNTTDINVTTKIFNWSSDHIFPIIDLFRILVLNKNCDFLYNNKYSFNAFKLVYDCISYYINNYDNQNHINKLDSLLLCSLRFYLNMFYLSTPRYFMFKKYNFVLKQISQIQSKNNNIILLLFRIFFNFIITLNENNDKELRKILFEQIHNFSKFICDPDTLYTYSLCFHTSSEIYSKQTYEFINKYNVIHFVQYKSNELKNQQNETNEKTFKNISLILDDLKNIL; from the exons atGGCAG ATAATGAATTCGAATTAAGGGGTTTTCTAGTTGGACATAAGAAAGGCATAAGATGCTTATGCACTATTTACTCAGACTTATTTGAAGAATTGCAAGATAGAAATTTCctttttgaatatattattagtGCTGATTATAACGGTACGATATTTGTTTGGAAACGTTTTGAAAACATAAAAGGAGttgaagaagaaaagaaaatatcGAATGAAGAAAAGGATGAGTGTAATGAACttttatatgatgataatttcaaattgtataaaaaaatagaaatacatgaaaaaattatatattccttatgttatagtaaatatataggtataaaagaattacaaaaaatatgtgatgaagatgaagaagaaaaatatatccaTATTGAAGAtcatttacatatatatagtgGAGGGTATGATAAGaatatttatcttttctCATTAAATGGATTTATAGAACTCGTTTTAGAAGGTCATAAAAATAGTGTTTGTAGTATTGTTGAAAAAAGTAAAGATATTCTTATTAGTGGAGATTGGAATGGACAAGTATTTATATGGAAAATagaaatgaataaattGAATGAAAATtgttcttttaataatataacaaaaaataaaaatgataataataacaaatatgataataattataaacTTAATGGTCAgtataataaagaagatgttataaaaagaaataattcGTTAGATtctaataaatataaatatagtATCTTAAAAATTATAGATAATCATAAACATGCTGTATATGTCATTTGTATTAATGATTTTATACTTACCTTATCACaagataatattttgaaaatgTGGGATGTTGAAGggaataaaataaatgaaattCAAGATATACATAAAGATAGTGTTCGggatattatattatttaataataataataatgttattacattttcgaatgatgaaaatattcatatatatgatatgaATTTTGTATTActaaaacaatataaagGACATAATGgtttcatattttatgtatgtGTTAATGAAAAGGATAAAATTATGATTAGTTGTGGAGATGATAAAACAATCAAATTTTGGTGTATTCaagatatatatgaatatatggAAATCTTTCtcaaaaataaatcttTAGATGATCCGAtatccttttttaaaaataaaaataaccAAACGTATAATTGTTTACAAACTATCAATTTAAGAGATACTATGTGGAATGTTAAACTTTTGAGGAATCATGATGTTGTTTCAGCATGTAATGATAGCTATATTAGaatttatacaaataaaaaagataaacAATTATCTcgaaatattatacaaatgattgataataaatattcgaaaaaagaagatttattaaatgacAAAAATCAAAGCGAATATGTAcatgatataaataatatacaaaatgtTGTAGGAAAAGAAGGAGATATTAAAGTATttaaaaatcaaaataaatatgaagcatataaatatgaaaataatcAATGGATTCTAATCGGTGATGTAATAGATGATgttaatacaaataaaaaattctaTATTGGAGATGATCTATTTGAACAAGGTTATTATGATGAACTTTTTTCAATAGACATAGGTTCGGATCATATCAAAATTTTaccatataataaaaatgacaatatacatttaataGCTGAAAAATTCTGTAAAAGAGAACATATCTCAATAAGTCATATCAAATCTATAGTTGATTTTATTAATCAAAATTgtaatgtaaataataataataataataataataattctgataatcataataatcaaaatgataatttaattaaaacaaaaaaaaaattcaacACTATATTAAATGTTATAACAATACAACAAGCCGCATTAGATAAAATCttagataaaataaaagaatttaattcaattttattacaacaaaataatcaatataaattaaataatgatgaaatCAATTCCATATccaatattattaaaatatataaaacaaatattaaaacatCATATCTTTTTAATACAACAGATATTAATGTAACAAccaaaatttttaattgGTCATCAGATCATATATTTCCTATAATAGATTTATTTAGAATTTTagtattaaataaaaattgtgattttttatataataataaatattcatttaatgCTTTCAAATTAGTATATGATTgtatatcatattatataaataattacGATAATcaaaatcatataaataaattagactccttattattatgttccTTACGATTTTATCTTAATATGTTTTATCTATCAACACCCAGATATTTTATgttcaaaaaatataattttgtcTTAAAACAAATAAGCCAAATACaatcaaaaaataataatattatcttattattattcagaatattttttaattttataattactTTAAACGAAAATAATGACAAGGAACTTAGgaaaattttatttgaaCAAATTCATAACTTTTCTAAATTTATTTGTGATCCCGATACTTTATATACATACTCCTTATGCTTTCATACTTCTTCTGAAATATACAGCAAGCAAACATATGAATTTatcaataaatataatgtaatCCATTTTGTTCAATATAAATCTAATGAACTCAAGAACCAACAAAATGAAACCAACGAAAAgacatttaaaaatatttcacTGATCTTGGACgatttgaaaaatatattataa